The following are from one region of the Jeongeupia sp. USM3 genome:
- a CDS encoding AMP nucleosidase has translation MFHQPEFIAPTRHTDADAALAQVRLVYESSLAHLRDAMARFVAGKTLPGRVRACYPYVRLQTDTVSRLQPLDGLRSVDGIHLAFGFVAGPGRYETTLTRPDLFERYYREQFALLLQNHGVELEIGVSNQPIPVHFSFAENDHIEGSLTLERRQLMRDVFDLPDLSAMDDGIANGTYEPAAGEPQPLSLFTAPRVDYSLHRLRHYSGTQPEHFQNFVLFTNYQFYIDEFIRLGLEAMSDPHSEYVAFVEPGNVITRRAGLAPEAADALGMAPPRLPQMPAYHLIRADHSGITMVNIGVGPANAKTATDHIAVLRPHAWVMLGHCAGLRQTQQLGDYVLAHGYVREDHVLDQDLPLWVPIPALAEIQLALQAAVSDVTQIKGSELKRVMRTGTVASTDNRNWELLPDNAPQRRFSQSRAVALDMESATIAANGFRFRVPYGTLLCVSDKPLHGEIKLPGMANHFYRERVDQHLRIGIRAMELLRDQGVDQLHSRKLRSFAEVAFQ, from the coding sequence ATGTTCCACCAGCCCGAGTTCATCGCCCCGACCCGCCACACCGACGCCGACGCCGCACTGGCACAGGTCCGCCTCGTCTACGAATCCAGCCTTGCCCACCTGCGCGACGCAATGGCACGTTTCGTCGCCGGCAAAACGCTGCCCGGTCGTGTCCGCGCGTGCTATCCCTACGTGCGGCTGCAGACCGATACCGTGTCGCGACTGCAGCCACTGGACGGGCTGCGCTCGGTCGACGGCATTCATCTGGCCTTCGGCTTCGTCGCCGGCCCGGGGCGTTACGAAACCACGCTGACCCGGCCCGACCTGTTCGAACGCTACTACCGCGAGCAGTTCGCGCTGCTGCTGCAGAACCACGGTGTCGAGCTCGAGATCGGCGTCAGCAACCAGCCGATCCCGGTGCACTTCTCGTTTGCCGAGAACGACCATATCGAGGGCAGCCTGACGCTCGAGCGCCGCCAGCTGATGCGCGACGTGTTCGACCTGCCCGACCTGTCGGCGATGGACGACGGCATCGCCAACGGCACCTACGAGCCGGCCGCCGGCGAGCCGCAGCCGCTGTCGCTGTTCACCGCGCCGCGCGTCGACTACTCGCTGCACCGGCTGCGCCACTATTCGGGCACCCAGCCTGAGCATTTCCAGAACTTCGTGCTGTTCACCAACTACCAGTTCTACATCGACGAATTCATCCGTCTCGGCCTCGAGGCGATGAGCGATCCGCACAGCGAATACGTCGCCTTCGTCGAGCCCGGCAACGTCATCACCCGCCGTGCCGGCCTGGCGCCGGAAGCCGCCGACGCGCTCGGCATGGCGCCACCGCGGCTACCGCAGATGCCGGCCTACCACCTGATCCGCGCCGACCACAGCGGCATCACCATGGTCAACATCGGCGTTGGCCCCGCCAATGCCAAGACCGCAACCGACCACATCGCCGTGCTGCGGCCGCACGCATGGGTGATGCTCGGCCACTGCGCCGGCCTGCGGCAGACCCAGCAGCTCGGCGACTACGTGCTGGCGCACGGCTACGTGCGCGAGGACCACGTGCTCGACCAGGACCTGCCGCTGTGGGTGCCGATTCCGGCGCTGGCCGAAATCCAGCTCGCGCTGCAGGCGGCGGTGTCCGACGTCACGCAGATCAAGGGCTCGGAGCTCAAGCGCGTGATGCGCACCGGCACCGTCGCCAGCACCGACAATCGCAATTGGGAGCTGCTGCCCGACAACGCGCCGCAGCGCCGTTTCAGCCAGAGCCGCGCCGTTGCGCTCGACATGGAAAGCGCGACGATCGCCGCCAACGGCTTCCGCTTCCGCGTCCCCTACGGCACCCTGCTGTGCGTATCGGACAAGCCGCTGCACGGCGAGATCAAGCTGCCGGGCATGGCCAACCACTTCTACCGCGAACGCGTCGACCAGCACCTGCGCATCGGCATCCGCGCAATGGAGCTCTTGCGCGACCAGGGCGTCGACCAGTTGCACAGCCGCAAGCTGCGCAGCTTTGCCGAGGTGGCGTTCCAGTAA